Proteins encoded by one window of Deinococcus seoulensis:
- a CDS encoding FadR/GntR family transcriptional regulator: MTHATLFQPAATTRKVDHVLHELRRAIQDGQLNPGDRLPAERELAAQFGVGRSSVREALSVLQMSGLIDVRHGQGTFVLPAPPTTPPHAATPDDQLDFLPLTEARYAFELGVARLAAQRRDPAGLRDLRAAQAALHAAAHAADAAAFETANLDFHLALAATTGNAGLMAVAAQLHAPLASQGARRVRRAFYDVTPQRILQAAPLHAALADAVAAAQPEAAMRAVMAHYANVAAPLLDEGNPDDAPDAPTQPEERQPEQVRAEQLRAAAGQGREV, encoded by the coding sequence ATGACCCACGCGACCCTGTTTCAACCCGCTGCCACCACCCGCAAGGTCGATCACGTGCTGCACGAACTGCGCCGCGCCATCCAGGACGGCCAGCTCAATCCCGGCGACCGCCTGCCGGCCGAGCGTGAACTGGCCGCGCAGTTCGGCGTGGGCCGCTCCAGCGTCCGCGAGGCCCTCAGCGTGCTGCAGATGTCCGGCCTGATCGACGTGCGCCACGGGCAGGGCACCTTCGTCCTGCCCGCCCCCCCCACCACGCCGCCACACGCCGCCACCCCGGACGATCAACTGGACTTCCTGCCCCTGACCGAGGCCCGCTACGCCTTCGAGCTGGGCGTGGCCCGCCTCGCCGCGCAGCGCCGCGATCCCGCCGGACTGCGGGACCTGCGCGCCGCCCAGGCCGCCCTACACGCGGCCGCGCACGCCGCCGACGCCGCTGCCTTCGAAACCGCGAACCTCGACTTTCACCTCGCGCTGGCCGCCACCACGGGCAACGCTGGCCTGATGGCCGTGGCCGCGCAACTGCACGCGCCGCTGGCCTCGCAGGGCGCGCGGCGCGTCCGGCGGGCCTTCTACGACGTGACCCCGCAGCGGATCCTGCAGGCCGCGCCACTGCACGCCGCCCTGGCCGACGCTGTGGCCGCCGCGCAACCCGAGGCGGCCATGCGCGCCGTGATGGCCCACTACGCCAACGTGGCCGCGCCCCTGCTGGACGAGGGGAACCCGGACGACGCTCCCGACGCCCCGACCCAGCCGGAAGAGCGTCAGCCAGAACAGGTGCGGGCAGAACAGCTGCGGGCCGCTGCGGGGCAGGGGAGAGAAGTGTGA